CTGGCTTTACGCCGTTTAGCATGTTCCCGCTTTTGTGGAAGCACACCGGGATAGAGTATCCTCAATTAATTGAGCGACTGGTGAATCTAGCAAAAGAAAGACATGCGGAGAAACAAAATATTAAATATACTTTTTAACTGACTAAGACAACGGAGACACGGCTGAAGTGCCGTGTCCATTTATTTAGAAAAGCGGAAGCGCCCGCTTTGCGGCGTATGGACTGGAGCGCTTCGACTGAGATAAAGGAAACACGGAGAGCAATAGCGATTCGATGTTGACTTATCGTAGGGAGAAGAGCGAAGTACACTAGCTGCTGGGCGCTCCTCGAAAAAGCTAACGCTTTTCTTTCGTGCGAGGTATCGCTTCCGAAGCTTATTCTTATGGAGCTAGACAGTTATCGAAGTAAAATAAATTTTTTTGTTATTTAATATGGTAAAGGAGGATATCAATTTGATAAAACGCTCTCTGAAACAAATTTCGAAAATGGTTTCTGCCACCAATGATATCACCCCGTTTGAAGACTTGATTATTGAGGGAGTGACGATTGATTCTCGAAAGATAAAATCGGGAAACTTGTTTATTCCATTTAAAGGAGAATATTCGGACGGCCATAAATATGTAGAGGAATCGATCCGAAAAGGCGCGTCGGCAGCCTTATGGCAAAAGGATGTCCCAAATCCACCCACCCATTTGCCAATTGTTATGGTCGAAGACTGTCTTGTTGCCTTACAGGAATTAGCTCGTCAATATCGGAAGGAATTACCTGTTAGAGTGGTCGGAATTACGGGAAGTAATGGAAAAACGACAACAAAGGATATGACTGCTGGTTTATTATCGACCCAGTATAAAGTGCAAAAGACGGAAGGAAACTATAATAATCATATCGGCCTGCCATTAACCGTTTTAGGCTTAAATGAAGACACTGAAATTGCTGTCCTTGAGATGGGAATGAGCGGCAGGGGAGAAATTGAATTCCTTACAAAACTTGCCTGTCCTGATGCTGTTGTGATTACCAATATTGGGGAATCACATCTTCTTGACCTTGGTTCAAGGGAAGGAATTGCGGAAGCAAAACTGGAAATCCTTCAAGGGCTCCGTGATGGCGGACTTGCAGTTCTCCATGGTGATGAGCCGCTGCTAATGGAGCGAATCCATCAATATCAAGGCAATGTCAACATTCAGACATTTGGCAGAAATGAAACTAATGATCTATATCCAACAGAAATCACTCAATTTAAGCAAGGGAACTCCTTCAAAATCAATAATGTTGACATTATCTTTGAACTCCCTGTTCTCGGTACGCATAACATTTTAAACGCGCTTGCATCGATGTTAATTGCTAATTATTTTTCTATTCCATTTGAAAAAATGAATGCTGGCTTAGCAAGCATTAAGCTGACAAATATGCGTATGGAGTTAGTTGAAGGGCAGCATGGGGAAAAAATTATTAACGATGCCTATAACGCAAGTCCTACCTCGATGATGGCAGCTATTGAATTAGTGTCAAATCTCCAAGGATATAAGCGGAAAATCCTTGTTCTTGGTGACATGCTAGAGCTTGGCCCACAGGAGGCGCAATACCACCAGCAAATTGGAGAAGGTTTAAGTGCTGATAAACTTGATTATCTCTTTACTTTTGGTGCGCTCGGCGAGGAGATTGCAAAAGGTGCAAGAAATGCCTTGGGGGGACAGAGGGTGTTTGCTTTTACAGATAAGACAGAACTCATTCAGAAATTAAAAACGTTCATCGATGAACAGACACTCGTGCTTGTTAAGGCTTCCCGTGGTATGAGGTTAGAGGAAGTTGTTTCAGCCTTACAAAAAAAATAAAGTAATCATTTTGCGATAATTGGCAGGTGTGATAAAGATGATTGGCTGCTTACTTATTCATGGCTTTACGGGTGCTCCCTATGAAGTAGAGCCCCTGGCCGAGTATTTGCAGGAACGAACAGATTGGTTATTTAGCGTTCCTACGCTGCCGGGACACGGTGAACCAGGTTCTTTAAAGGGAGTCCGCTATCAAGAGTGGATTGATCATGCCGAAGCTGAATTGAAAAAACTCATTGAAACCTGTGAGATCGTGTACGTGATTGGTTTTTCAATGGGGGGGTTGATTGCCAGTTATCTTGCCGCCAATTATCCTGTGGACAAGCTGGTTCTTTTAAGTGCAGCTGCATACTATATTAGTCCTAGGCAGCTCGGGGCCGACATAAAACAGATGATATTCGATTCCTTTCGAGGAAACTTACAAGAAAATGAATTATTTCACCGTTATAAAAGAAAAATAACAGAAACCCCTTTAGCGGCGACATTGCAATTCCGCAGGCTTGTTTCTTTTATTAAGCCTCTCCTAAATCAGGTGAAAGTGCCGACATTGATTGCACAAGGGGAATGTGACGGGATTGTGCCGCCCAAAAGTGCTGAATACTTATACCAAACCATTGGTGCGAAACAGAAAAAACTCACTTATATAAAGGATTCGAAACATCATATTTGCCACTGTGAGGAACGTACTGCCCTATTTTCTCAAGTGCTGGACTTTTTGATGGAGCGGTAAGGCTGTTTTAGGACAGTTTTAAACATGTCTTTATTGCAAAATGCTGGCGAAAGTGGTATGATAATCATCAACGTGTCTAAAGAACGATTGAAAAGGGCATACTCCTTTGGGGAATGTTCTTTTTGTAGTGAAAAGGGGCGGAGCGCGGCAAAAACGATTCAGAATATCCTATCATAGTGTAAAATAAATTTTTTTACTTTAAATTAGGATAGATCTAAGCTCTGCTTTACACCGCCTTTATATGTTGGTGTATAACTCATAACCCTGCTCAGTTCTATGATTGGGTTTGAAGTTGAAAGTCATATTCGTTTTTTATAGTAAATTAAAGCAGCAACTATTACCGCATTTGATGCGTGTGTGAGAATATATTCAGCACTTTAGCAAAAACATTTTCAAATAGAAAAAGGAGAATGAAAACATTGACAAAGTTTCAAGACTTAGGCCTAAGCCAGGCTACGTTAAAAGCTGTTCTCAAAATGGGTTTTGAGGAAGCGACACCAATCCAAGCAGAAACGATTCCATTGAGCCTAGAAAATAAAGATTTGATCGGCCAGGCGCAAACTGGAACAGGAAAGACAGCTGCATTTGGGATTCCGTTAGTGGAGAAAATTGACACGAAAATGGATGCCATCCAAGGGATTATCATTGCGCCAACACGTGAGTTAGCGATTCAAGTATCAGAAGAGCTATACAAAATTGGTGCCGGGAAAAGAGTACGTGTGCTCCCAATTTACGGCGGTCAGGATATAAGCCGTCAAATCCGCTCATTAAAGAAAGCCCCTCATATTATTGTCGGTACACCAGGACGTGTATTAGACCATATTAACAGAAAGACTATGCGTCTTGACACGGTTAATACGGTGATCCTTGATGAAGCTGATGAAATGTTAAACATGGGCTTTATTGAAGACATTGAGTCAATCCTTGCTTCAACACCTGTAGAGCGCCAAACATTACTATTCTCAGCAACCATGCCAGGACCAATTCAAAGAATGGCAGAAAAGTTTATGAAGAATCCACAAATTGTTCGTGTTAAAACGAAAGAAATGACTGTTCCTTTGATTGACCAATATTACCTTGAAGTTCAAGAAAGAAATAAATTTGATGTATTAACAAGACTTTTGGATATACAATCACCAGAATTGGCCATTGTTTTTGGCCGTACGAAGCGCCGTGTTGATGAGCTTGCAGAAGCATTGACTTTAAGAGGATATACGGCTGAAGGTATTCATGGTGATTTGAGCCAGGCAAAACGTTTATCTGTCCTTCGCAAATTTAAAGAGGGAACGATTGATGTCCTAGTTGCTACAGATGTTGCAGCAAGGGGCCTTGATATTTCCGGCGTTACACACGTATACAATTTTGATATCCCACAAGATCCAGAAAGCTATGTACACCGAATCGGCCGTACAGGTCGTGCTGGTAAAGCGGGTGTAGCGATGACGTTCATCACTCCGCGTGAAAAGTCTTATCTTGCTGTCGTTGAAAAAACAACAAAACGTAAGATGGAAAGAATGAAGGCTCCAACACTTGATGAGGCACTTGAGGGTCAACAGCGTGCTGTTGTCGATAAGATTGTCCAAACAATTGAGTCGAACAATCTTCATTATTACAAAGCTGCTGCAGAGGAATTGCTAGAGGCAAATGATGCCTCAACAGTAGTGGCAGCGGTTTTGAAGATGTTAACGAAAGAGCCGGATACCACTCCTGTTAAATTAACGGAAGAATCACCACTTCCACAAAAAAGAGAAAGAAAACATTTTGACCGTGGTGATCGTGATCGCAGAAGAAGAGACGATTCACGCGGTGGCTATGGCGACCGTCGCAAAAAAGCACCGGTAAAGCCAAGAAGCGGTGAAAAAAGAACCGGCGGTAAATCATCAAAACCAAGAAGCTATAATCATCAATAAATTTTAGAAGAGCATGGACAATAGCGTCCATGCTCTTTTCTGTTGGTTTCATAACGAATTTATTGGGTTTACTTATTGGAAAAAATATTATCAGATGACGAAATTTGTAAAAAAACATTGTATACTAAAAACAATGGGAGTTAGGAGGAAATTGGATGTATTCTGAGCCAGAAAAAAGAATTTCTGAAAAAGCTTTGAAGGTTTGGCGGATTTCGGGTGTCATAAAGTCAGTGATTGGTTGGTCTATAACTGGTTTGGCTATTTTTCTATTACATATTTTTGATGGACCATCTTGGATTTCAATGATTCTAATTGTACTGGGTGTTATTTTTCCGTGTTTACATATTTTTGTTTTTCCTGCCTTAAGATGGAGGCGCTGGAGATATGATGTCCGTGAAGAGGAATTGGAGTTGCAGGAAGGGATATTTATTGTCAGCCGGACGCTCGTCCCGATGGTTCGTGTTCAGCATGTCGATACAGTGCAAGGGCCGATTTTGCGAAAATATAATCTGGCCTCGGTTGTTGTTCATACAGCGGCTACAGCTCATGAAATTCCTGCGTTAAAAGAGGATGAAGCTGAAGAATTGCGCTTCTATATTTCTAAATTGGCAAGGGTGGCTGAAGAAGATGTCTAAACCTAAACGACTTCACCCGATTGTCAGTATCCTACATACCGGTAAAAGAATACGAAACCTGCTGATACCGCTACTTGCACTTAATTTTTCCGGGGCAAAAGACGGTAAAGAACAGTTATGGATTTCGCTTGCCGGCTCATTCATTGCAATCATCATTACTTTCTTTACCGGCATCCTATCTTGGCTGAGATTTACATACCGTTTTGAAAATGATGAACTCAGGATTGAATATGGAGTTTTTGTTCGTAAAAAAAGATATATCCCGTTTGATCGGATTCAAAGCATCGATCTTTCTGAAGGTGTTTTACAGCGACTGTTTGGCTTAGTAAAAGTACAGATTGAAACAGCAGGCGGCGGTGGCGGCGAGGAGGCTGAAGCTGTCCTTTCAGCAATCACGAAAGAAGATGCCCGGGTTATCCAGGAATTTGTCGCAGCAGCTAAAGATCATGGAATAAATACAGCTGAGGCTGCGCAAGAGAAAGAAGAAATCTATAAAATTACAACAAACCAATTAATGCTGCTCTCGTTAACATCCGGGGGTGTAGGCGTGGTGATTTCCGCCGTTTTTGCATTACTTTCACAATTGGATGACTTTATACCTTATAAAAGATTATTTGGCAGCGGTATAGAAAAATGGGCACTTCATAATCTTATCTTAGTTAGCATTTTGGTTTTTGTTGGCTTTTTCATAGCCTGGATTATTGCTCTTGTTATGACCACAATGAAATATGCCAATTTTTCGGTGGTGAAATCGGAAAAGGATATTGTTATTTCTCGAGGCCTCCTGGAAAAAAGACAAATAACAGTTCCTTTAAATAGGATTCAAGCGATCCGTATTAGTGAAAATAATATCCGGCAAATTCTTGGTTATGGCACTGTTTATGTAGAAAGTGCGGGCGGATCTGCTGCAAATCAGGAGGGAGCGAATGTTACACTGCTGCCGATTGTAAAGATGCAACAAATTCGTTCGATTTTAGAACCATATTTGCCGGAATATCACTTTGGGTACTCCTTTACACCTGTACCAAAACGGGCACTGCTGCGATATATCGTCAGAAGCTCGTTTGTAGTTGTCCCAATCGTCATTGTTGCACTTATCTTTTTAAAGGTATGGGGATTGCTTTCATTGCTTATTCTAGCGGTTGTGATGGGAAATGCAGTATTAAAATATAAAGCTGCCGGCTGGAGTCTCGATCAACAGCAGTTAAGCTTAAGGTTTCGGACGATGAATAGGATAACGGTTTTGATGAAGAAAAATCGGATTCAAAGCTTAGAAATGCGGGAAAGTCACTTTCAACGGAAACGGGAGCTCGGAACAATCGAAGGAAGTGTAAAATCGGGGGTTGGCGGTGCAGGGGGTACTGTCATTGATATAGAAAGAAGCGACCTGCAAAAGATTTATAATTGGTATTCTCGGAAAAAGAAAAACAGGGATACAGCCGATTGTTAAGTTCGGCTGGAATCCCTGTTATTTTTGTGCTAATAACCCTACGATGGCGATGATGATGATCGCGGCCCATATCAGCACTTTTACGGGAGATTGTCTGGCTGCGCTCTTCCGTTTGCTGCTGGCCCAGTTTGCCGTGCTTTTAATCGATTTAGAAAAGTCCTTTTTATTATAATAAGGAATGGCCCCAAGTAAAAAGCCGCCAAGTAAGCCAAACAGATGGGCGATAATATTTATATTTGGCTGTAAAAAGGTCATAATCAAGCTGACAACACAAAGAGTGAGGATAATTTGCGAGTTTTGCTTGGATAGCATATGTTTCTGAAACGTGATAATCGCAATATAATAGCCAAAAAGTCCAAATATTGCTCCGCTTGAACCAACATGGGTATAGGTTAACGGCTCAAGCAACAAGGTTGCGACATTAGCAATCAGTCCGGACAGGAGATAAACGAATAAAAACTTGCTGCTTCCAAGCATGCGCTCTAGTGCCGGGCCGAATAAAACCAAAGAAAAACTATTAAACAGCATATGAGAAAAACCGCTGTGAATAAAAATTGGGGTAATCAGCCGCCAAACTTCCCCTTCCATAATATAAAGATTGACTCCAGAAAAGGTTTCAAAGAACCAATAGTTTGGGAATATTGGTAAAATGGTTAAAAGATATAATACTAAGTGAATGGCAACAATAATAGAAACCATTGGATAAAAGCGGATAAATTCACGAAAGCTTTCGGTTCTAGTAAACAACGTAAAAACCTCCTTTCACTTACCATCATATACAGAAATTCTGTCTTGTACACTATTATGCAGCATATATTTTAAATAGAAGGAAGATGAACGATGATTAAAGGGATTGGTATTGATATTATTGAACTTTCAAGAGTTCGCAATCTCATCACAAGACAAAGCAAATTTGTCGACCGGATCTTAACGATGAATGAAAAGAATAAGTTTGAAGACCTTTCTGAAGCGCGAAAGGTGGAATTTTTAGCAGGAAGATTTGCCGCAAAAGAAGCCTTTTCAAAAGCAGCGGGCACAGGAATTGGGAGAGAACTGTCCTTTTTAGATATTGAAATTGGAACTGACGCATCCGGGAAGCCTTTTATTGTAAAGCCGGATGTTCAGGCGCACTTATCCATCTCCCACAGCAGGGAGTATGCGGTCGCTCAGGTCATTATTGAACTATGATAAAAATCTTTGTTCCAGCGCACAACGGCAAGTGTATGGCTCTCTTCTCCTTGTAATGAGCCACAGCCATTCGAATATAACTCTGTATTGTCTTGCTACAGCGCCTAGGGGCTCAGGGTAATAAACACTAAGGAAAGCTCCTTAGAATATTCCTCGCAGGAACAAGCTGTGCTTGTTCCGAAGGTGCTTTCACTTTTCTGCTTTACTTTTTCTCATACGGGTCCGTCCAATCCATATGCAGCTAAACGGGGGATTACTACTTTTTTAAATAGCTTGGCAACCTTTTTCGCATATTCCCTCTGGTTGTCTCATATATTCATAGGGAAATAGGAGAGACAAGGTCAGCTATGGTTATATTGAAGCCTGATTCCTGCCTTTCTCTTCTTTGATTATCATATGAAATGAGACAAGAAGGGGTTGAAGGAATGAGGAAAAAGTGGTTGCTCCTTATGATGGGGCTGATCGTCATCTTAATGCTCGCTGCCTGTGGCTCAAAGTCACAGGACGATGTGGTGAAAGAATTAAAGAGTAAACAGGAAGACTTAACCAGCTATAAGGTAAATGCAAAAATGACGTTGAAAATGGGCTCTGATTCACAGGTGTATAAAGTAGAAATCTGGCATAAGGATCCTACTTTCTACCGCGTGAATTTGAAAAATGCTGCAAAAGACCAAAGCCAAATGATTTTACGAAATAACCAAGGGGTTTTTGTTCTTACACCAGCATTGAATAAGAGTTTCCGTTTCCAAAGTGATTGGCCGCAAAACAGCAGCCAAGCCTATTTGTATGAATCGTTGATTAAAGATATTGTTGCTGATAAAGATGCCAAGTTCTCCTCGACAAAAGACCATTATATATTTGAAACGATAACCCGTTATCAAAATAATAGCATGCTCCCATTTCAAGAAATTAAGCTCAATAAAAGGGATTTATCGCCTGCTGTTGTAAAAGTGATGGATCCTGACCGAAATGCCCTTGTGACGGTCGAGTTCTCGAAGGTTACGTTTAAAGCGAATTTTGACAAGGACGCTTTTGATATGAAAAAGAACATGACACGTGCTCAGATTAATTTACCGGCAATGTCAGATGGCAGCGATAAATCCTTTACCGTTATGTATCCGACTTATGAGCTTAAAGGGACAAAGCTAGTGGAAGAAAAAGCAGTCAAGATAGAAGATGGTAAGAGGGTTGTCCTCACGTATGACGGTAAAAAATCATTTACACTTTTCCAGGAAAAAGTAACAACAAAAGCTGCTTCGGCCACTCCGACTTATGTGGAAGGTGATATCGTTGATTTAGGTGTGACAATTGGTGCGGTGTCCGATCACTCCCTTTCATGGTCACATGGCGGCGTTGATTACATGATAGCATCGAAAAACCTAACCAGGGCAGAAATGATTGAGGTAGCAAAATCGGTTCAAGGCGATGCAGTAAAATAAAAATTTTAGCACGAGGCGGGCTCTTCTTGAGGGGGCCTGTTTTGTTTTTGGTAAAAAATACATAAAAGCAGTGTATATATTTTTTATGGTAAAATATATTATGTTTCAATTCGAATTAGGAAGTGGAAATATGGAAGAGCATGGATATTTCTATCGGGATACTTGGGCAGAGATCGATTTAGATTGTATTGCTGAAAATGTAATCTCCGTTAAAAAACAATTACCGCAAGAAGTCGATATTTTTGCTGTTGTAAAAGCAAATGCCTATGGACACGGGGATGTTCAAGTGGCGAAAACAGCACTTGCTGCAGGGGCAGTGTATCTAGCGGTCGCCTTTATGGATGAAGCCATTGCTTTAAGAAATAAAGGAATCAATGCCCCGATTCTTGTGTTGGGTGCGACACGTCCTGAGGATATCCGTATGGCAGCACGCTTTTCGATCACCCTTACTATTTTTCAGAAGGAGTGGCTGGAGGAAGCGCAAAAACACTTATTGACTGATGAGCGTGTTTCATTGCACATCAAAGTAGATACCGGTATGGGCAGGCTTGGTGTTCGGACCAGTGAGGAATTAAAGGCTGTCGAGCAAATGATCTTAGGGGATGATCGATTCCAGTTAGAAGGGATCTATACACATTTTGCCACGGCGGATGAACTGGACGATAGCTATTTTCAAGAACAATTAGCATTATTTGAGACTATCTTAGGTGCACTAACAAAACGGCCAAAGTACATTCATTGCAGCAATAGCGCGGCAGCCATCCGTTTCCCTAAAGCCTATTTTAATGCGGTTCGGCTGGGGATTGTCATGTACGGCTTGACGCCATCCATCGAAATGGAAAAAGAAATTCCTTTCCCGTTAAAAGAGGCATTCTCATTACAATCTCGGCTTGTCCATGTGAAAAAGCTCCAGAAGGGCGATAAAGTAAGTTACGGGGCAACCTATGAAAGTGATCAAGAAGAGTGGATTGGCACGATTCCAATTGGCTACGCAGACGGATGGATCCGTAAGCTGCAAGGTCAGGAAGTGCTAGTGGGCGGAAAGCGTTCGATGATTGTCGGCAGAATTTGTATGGATCAATGCATGGTGCGTCTTCCTTCTTATATGCCGATTGGGACCACGGTAACATTAATTGGCAGGCAGGAGGACCAGTTCATATCGGTTAATGAAATTGCTGATAAACTTGATACCATCAATTATGAGGTTCCATGTATCATTGCGAATCGTGTTCCCCGTCTTTATAAAAAAGGCGGAAAAATTGTCGATATAAAAAATTACCACCTTAACAATTAACAGGCCTAAATAAAGAAATTGGAACATATTTATGATATTGCGGTAATTTGTGCATAAAAGCATCTTTTATTGGCTTATAATACAATAGAATTATATTTAGTCTATGAATTGGGCTTAATAAGTGTTAATATAAAATATGGTACAGATAAAACTCGTCGAATGACAGGCTTAAGTGCCGCTTCATGAGGCGTTGTTTTTATGCGTCAGAATGCATTTCTGGTTAGCTAAAAAATGGTGTGTAGTGATGGTGGAGGTGTATGTTTGTGTCTGAATCCGGCGCAACTACGGAAATCTTAGTAAAGTTACCGCAACATCTTTTAACTGAGTTAGATGGTTTCGTTAAACAAGAAAATGTAAACCGCAGCGAGTTTATTTACCAAGCAACAAAAATGTATTTGCGCGAACGAAAAAAGAGACAAATTCGCGAGTCGATGAGACGTGGATACATGGAAATGGCAAAGATAAATCTTAGAATTGCTTCTGAAGCATTTCAAGCAGAATATGAGGCAGAACATACTGTAGAACGTCTTGTAAGCGGAGGATAAACCTTTGATTGTCAAACGTGGTGACGTATATTTCGCGGACCTATCCCCAGTTGTTGGTTCTGAACAAGGCGGTGTCCGACCTGTACTTGTCATCCAAAACGACATCGGGAATCGGTTTAGTCCCACAGTAATTGTTGCAGCGATTACAGCTCAAATTCAGAAAGCGAAGCTTCCTACTCATGTTGAAATTGATGCTAAACGCTACGGATTTGAACGAGACTCGGTCATTTTGTTAGAGCAAATTCGTACAATTGATAAGCAGCGGTTAACCGATAAAATTACCCATCTCGATGACGAAATGATGGAGAAAGTGGATGAAGCCTTGCAGGTAAGTTTAGGTCTCATCGAATTTTAGCTTTTAGTACGCTCTTTTTAAAAAGAGCGTTTTTTTGTACATATCCTGCCTTGATACTTCTGCCTATGAGCAAGCTATATAGCTTGCTTTTCTTTTTTTTAAGAGACGTGATTTTTGCCCATTAATGAAACACCTATGTTAATTTGATACAATATAAAAAAAGAATGGAGGATTATTTTGTGAATGATACAACCGTAAAAGATGATCAGCTAATAGGTAAAATAGCCGCTGAACTAGCGATTTCTTATAAACAGGTGAAAAGTGTTATTTCATTATTGGATGAAGGCAATACAGTTCCCTTTATTGCCCGTTACCGTAAGGAAATGACGGGTGCCCTTGATGAAGTGCAGATTCGTACTATATTAGAACGAAGGCAGTACATACAAAACCTTGAACAAAGAAAAGAAGAAGTACTAAGGATTATTGCTGAGCAGGGCAAATTAACGGACGAGCTAAGTCAAAGTATTACGAAGGCGGAAAAACTTCAAGAGGTTGAAGATTTATATCGGCCTTATAAACAAAAAAGGCGAACAAAAGCGACTGTTGCAAAAGAAAAAGGGCTGGAACCATTTGCTGAGTGGCTGATGACTTTTCCTAAGGACAGCATCGATGAAAAAGCCAAGCAATTTTTAACAGAAGAAAAAGAAGTTCTTACGGTTGAAAATGCAATTGGCGGTGCTAAAGACATCATCGCTGAATGGGTTTCTGATGATGCAGAAAGCCGTAAATGGATTCGCAAAGAAACGCTTAAATCTGGCATGGTGTTATCTGTTGTAAAAGAGGCTGAAAAAGACGAGAAAAACGTTTATGAAATGTACTATGAATATGAGGAACCGGTAAATAAAATCGTTCCCCACCGGACACTAGCCTTGAATCGCGGTGAAAAAGAAGACATTTTACGTGTCGCGATTAAAATGAATGCAGATATCATTATGTCGTATTTATCGAGAAAATGGATCCGTAATCAGCATTCACCGGCAGCTCCCATAGTATTAGAGGCCATGGAAGATAGCTATAAAAGATTGATTCAGCCATCGATTGAACGGGAAATCCGCAGTGAATTAACCGAAAAGGGCGAAGAACAAGCGATACATATTTTCTCTGAGAATCTCCGGAATTTGCTGTTACAGCCACCGTTAAAAGGAAAAGTGGTCATTGGTGTTGACCCTGCCTACCGAACAGGCTGTAAGTTGGCAGTTGTAGATGATACAGGTAAGGTGTTGAAAATTGATGTCATCTATCCACACCCGCCAGTTTCCAAAACAAAAGAAGCGCGTGAAAAGTTTATGGCGATCCTGCGTGAATATAAAGTGGAAATGGCGGCAATCGGAAACGGTACAGCGTCAAGGGAAACTGAGCAGTTTGTGGCAGATATTTTAAAAGAAATGAATGAGGAAATCTTCTATTTAATCGTTAATGAAGCGGGTGCCAGTGTTTATTCCGCATCTGACCTTGCGAGAGAAGAGTTTCCTAATTTCCATGTCGAGGAAAGAAGTGCAGTCTCAATTGCCCGTCGTTTGCAGGACCCGCTAGCTGAATTGGTAAAAATAGATCCTAAATCAGTGGGTGTCGGCCAATACCAGCATGATGTTTCTCAAAAACGCCTTTCTGAATCATTGCACTTTGTCGTCGAGACAGCAGTTAACCAGGTTGGTGTCAATGTGAATACAGCTTCTTCGTCGCTTTTGCAATATGTAGCCGGGCTGAACAAAACGGCCGCCAATAATATTGTGAAAAAGCGTGAAGAGGAAGGAAAATTTACGAGCAGGGTTCAATTAAAGAAAGTGCCCCGCCTAGGAGCCAAAACCTATGAGCAAGCAATCGGTTTTTTACGTGTTTTAGATGGTAAGCAGCCGCTTGACCGGACAGGGATTCATCCGGAGAACTACGATGAAGTGAAGAAGCTATTAGCTAGTCTTGGCTTTACTAGTAATGACTTGGGATCGGAAGAG
The DNA window shown above is from Neobacillus sp. WH10 and carries:
- a CDS encoding outer membrane lipoprotein carrier protein LolA, translated to MRKKWLLLMMGLIVILMLAACGSKSQDDVVKELKSKQEDLTSYKVNAKMTLKMGSDSQVYKVEIWHKDPTFYRVNLKNAAKDQSQMILRNNQGVFVLTPALNKSFRFQSDWPQNSSQAYLYESLIKDIVADKDAKFSSTKDHYIFETITRYQNNSMLPFQEIKLNKRDLSPAVVKVMDPDRNALVTVEFSKVTFKANFDKDAFDMKKNMTRAQINLPAMSDGSDKSFTVMYPTYELKGTKLVEEKAVKIEDGKRVVLTYDGKKSFTLFQEKVTTKAASATPTYVEGDIVDLGVTIGAVSDHSLSWSHGGVDYMIASKNLTRAEMIEVAKSVQGDAVK
- a CDS encoding Tex family protein, translated to MEDYFVNDTTVKDDQLIGKIAAELAISYKQVKSVISLLDEGNTVPFIARYRKEMTGALDEVQIRTILERRQYIQNLEQRKEEVLRIIAEQGKLTDELSQSITKAEKLQEVEDLYRPYKQKRRTKATVAKEKGLEPFAEWLMTFPKDSIDEKAKQFLTEEKEVLTVENAIGGAKDIIAEWVSDDAESRKWIRKETLKSGMVLSVVKEAEKDEKNVYEMYYEYEEPVNKIVPHRTLALNRGEKEDILRVAIKMNADIIMSYLSRKWIRNQHSPAAPIVLEAMEDSYKRLIQPSIEREIRSELTEKGEEQAIHIFSENLRNLLLQPPLKGKVVIGVDPAYRTGCKLAVVDDTGKVLKIDVIYPHPPVSKTKEAREKFMAILREYKVEMAAIGNGTASRETEQFVADILKEMNEEIFYLIVNEAGASVYSASDLAREEFPNFHVEERSAVSIARRLQDPLAELVKIDPKSVGVGQYQHDVSQKRLSESLHFVVETAVNQVGVNVNTASSSLLQYVAGLNKTAANNIVKKREEEGKFTSRVQLKKVPRLGAKTYEQAIGFLRVLDGKQPLDRTGIHPENYDEVKKLLASLGFTSNDLGSEELKTALNGLDLKAVSEDLSIGELTLKDIIDALVRPERDPRDDLPRPLLKKDVLKLEDLKSGMELQGTVRNVVDFGAFVDIGVKQDGLVHISKLSNRFVKHPLDIVSVGDVVTVWVDSVDMKKGRVALTMLPPS
- a CDS encoding YlcI/YnfO family protein, whose amino-acid sequence is MSESGATTEILVKLPQHLLTELDGFVKQENVNRSEFIYQATKMYLRERKKRQIRESMRRGYMEMAKINLRIASEAFQAEYEAEHTVERLVSGG
- the ndoA gene encoding type II toxin-antitoxin system endoribonuclease NdoA; this translates as MIVKRGDVYFADLSPVVGSEQGGVRPVLVIQNDIGNRFSPTVIVAAITAQIQKAKLPTHVEIDAKRYGFERDSVILLEQIRTIDKQRLTDKITHLDDEMMEKVDEALQVSLGLIEF
- the alr gene encoding alanine racemase, with amino-acid sequence MEEHGYFYRDTWAEIDLDCIAENVISVKKQLPQEVDIFAVVKANAYGHGDVQVAKTALAAGAVYLAVAFMDEAIALRNKGINAPILVLGATRPEDIRMAARFSITLTIFQKEWLEEAQKHLLTDERVSLHIKVDTGMGRLGVRTSEELKAVEQMILGDDRFQLEGIYTHFATADELDDSYFQEQLALFETILGALTKRPKYIHCSNSAAAIRFPKAYFNAVRLGIVMYGLTPSIEMEKEIPFPLKEAFSLQSRLVHVKKLQKGDKVSYGATYESDQEEWIGTIPIGYADGWIRKLQGQEVLVGGKRSMIVGRICMDQCMVRLPSYMPIGTTVTLIGRQEDQFISVNEIADKLDTINYEVPCIIANRVPRLYKKGGKIVDIKNYHLNN